One part of the Ranitomeya imitator isolate aRanImi1 chromosome 10, aRanImi1.pri, whole genome shotgun sequence genome encodes these proteins:
- the TEX12 gene encoding testis-expressed protein 12 isoform X2, whose translation METMASSAGKYESKGAKRKKENEDPETVHCSSATNLPSGPLDSPKVEDMETLMKDLSKDVSLLFSNYAKTLSERSAVDSLQVHKFEEILVEARSLEMQIRQKKENLRNHLSTIAKTLQK comes from the exons ATGGAGACGATGGCGAGCAGCGCCGGGAAGTACGAGAGCAAAGGGGcgaaaagaaagaaagaa AATGAAGACCCCGAGACCGTTCATTGTTCATCAGCCACAAACCTGCCCTCCGGGCCGTTAGACAGCCCGAAGGTGGAAGACATGGAGACCCTAATGAAAG ACTTAAGCAAAGACGTCAGCCTGCTGTTCTCCAACTATGCAAAGACCCTGAG tgAACGTTCAGCCGTGGATTCACTACAAGTACACAAGTTTGAAGAAATCCTTGTAGAAGCcagatctctggagatgcagataagaCAGAAGAAGGAAAATCTCAGGAACCATCTCTCCACCATTGCCAAGACTTTACAGAAATGA